The sequence acacataagaagtgactTATTTGGTCTTatttccaggcatgacaatggccttcttcttgtcacgtgccagaactgcttctactggtgcagtacttacacaaacaatctcatccttatcaacatcctcattagcgccctcgttggctttccaattccaaagtggcatcctcaattggtgtatcaccggctacatttgggctgttaaggcacacttcagcagaaatgctgaaagggcccttctttatgggtacactattagaatggtcacgattacacatatcACTCGTGGATttactctcctcagggattggtgtcaatTCTCATTCTGagtatacattttcctctaatgccttactgttttcttgcagctaggctttcacacgtaacagtagctATACACCAcatttggactccgaattacttggtcacgagtgaccttacaagaagaagcctcagtaacatttttcgatctcgcactcagagaaaggcgaaggcctcattctttctttgataCTGCATGTGTataatgacatgttggcaattttattttttattgacagttaacttttcctgtattacagctctttttctcttcaacacggtaaaaggtgtttttttgtgtgattttttcCCTGAcctcaaaagactatgtacttttacataggctttaccaagTGACGTACAGGgaaaactaccatcaggactggtggcagcagctgcttgctgctcttgctcaTATGTatactgctttgaatccattttaatacgaccctacactttgtagtgcaaattcagaaatatacagtgctatattcggatttcagcactcaacaaatacagcttttttagaaggcagtatatgagaccccaaacactttgtagtgcaaattcagaaatatacagggCTATATTCgtatttcagcactcagcaaatacagcttttttataagggggtatatgagacaccaaacactttgtagtgcaaattcagaaaaatacagtgctatattcgtatttcagcactcagcaaatacagcttttttagaagggggtatatgagaccccaaacactttgtagtgcaaatttagaaaaatactcaccctcctatttctactctatcactttgcctgctctactgTCACCTAaccctgtccctctctcaaatggcgctagatcgccatggaggcggGTAATTATCCATTCCAAAACTCCGAGAtttgacgacgtcacaatgacgttttgcctcgttttggaatccgaataggcgcgagagtaccccaaagttcgggtgggttcggtttcaaggaaaccaagCCAGCCCATCTCTAATCATCTGACACCATAACTCTATACACACTCATCAGTGTTGTATGCGTTAAGGATGTTGTATGCGTTAAGGATAAGTTTAGGAAGATTATAACTAAACACTGGCCGATCCTTTTAAAGGACGAGAAGTTAAAAGGAGTTGTACAAGAGAATCTGAGCATTGTATTTATAAAAagtcacagggctagatttactaagctgctggtttgaaaaagtggggatgttgcctatagcaaccaatcagattctagctttcattttgtagaaggtactaaataaatgaaagctagaatctgattggttgctataggcaacatccccactttttcaaaccagcagcttagtaaatctagcccatagtcttaaACAGGATTTGGTTAAGAGTGAATATGACGGTCAAAGATACAGGAGAAACCTGGCTGAATGAGAGAAAAACAAGTTTCTATCATTGTAATCATTGCTACACATGTAAATTGACCCATGTGAGTCATACCAGACAAACTCACGAATTTATTTCAAACTCAAATGGGAATAAATCCACCATAAGAGAAAAGATCACCTGCAACACTGCTGGAGTGATCTACCTTTTACAATGCCCATGCGGCCTACAATACATAGGCCGTACCATTAGAAGTTTGAAAGTAAGACTTATGAACAATGCAGGAATATCTAGAATAGACTTGAAACTCACAGTGTTTCAAGTCATTATGCCAAAGAACATTACACAGATCCATCTAGCCTTAAGTTCTTAGGGATAAAAGCCATTACCAAACATTGGAGAGGAAGGAACTATCTGACCAAAATCTCAAGGGTGGATCTTTGAATTAGCCACCTTGACCCCTAAAGGGTTAAATATTGATATTGATTTTGGAAGCTTTTTGGAGAAATAAAATTATCCTTACGTATAGGAGAATGTAGGGACACACAAGTACTTAACATATAGGGAGACAAGTGCCCTatgttaattattatatattcatatgaaTTAGTATAATTAGTAATAAggacattgtcacgggcactaggagtctttacccagggatcaccaggtgataagcttaccagagcagtataggtggtaatatggtactctggtaggggggtgatcacggaacaggagacagcagatgatagagatgctcgggaaagtctatgactagcagcactggtaatatatatgtagtaatacacgaggaactgaatggacaaaggacacgtgagggtagtcagtggtctgcggtagcaagttgtaccactgctatagtgaggaggaatgtccaacagaaacgaggaggtgatgagagtcagcggtctgcgtttagcaagttgtaccgctgtctgggtgaaggaatgggatccaggtgaaggtatccgggaagtcagtggtctgcgttagcaagttgtaccactgctaagtgagaggacactggaacaggtgacactggaaacaggaatcagtggtctgcctctagcaagttgtaccactgaatatatatgtgaggaggagcacgggaagagactgcaatacagaggatacacgggcaccttgaacttgatccacaatgacatgcacaatatagtaatgactgaacagcactgcaataatacaaagtcatagaaactaaccgggcaaaagataacacagtcaatgatggcaaaagtctcagcggatagtaagctccagaggagaacaactcagtccagcaagatatgcaatacaccagcacagtcaatgagaagtatgcataccgtggttcaggagcaggctgtcagacaggagtgcagagatacctgaacggctggaggccggcaggatgcgaagtccctggagggtgaagcggtaatcaagtaggtgcagcgcacaggtaggtagaccagcaggggaacaaatactcaggaagcagtagtatgtagagctggactcctggaggaccctaaagggtagcgatggtctagacgagatgaaagcagtgaggcgcagatccgatgcagactggcaagtagtgactagcaggaacactgagaagcacggagagcggatcagctgctgcagacacgagtagaactgaggagtagcagccagcaggactctgcaggtacacggaggtagcggatagcaaccagcaggtgcagccacgatgaaacacgggagagtagagctgagctggaactgttgagcacggagagcagcggataggaatcagctgtagcagtctcgaggaaacacgggagagttgagatgagctgaagactgtagcacacggaggcagcagataggaatcagccaaacagtcacgatgaaacacaggagagttgaagtggtctgaggactgtagtgcacggaggcagcggataggaatcagctaacagtcacgatgacacacatcagagttgaagtggtctgaagactgtagtgcacggaggcagcggataggaatcagctaagagtcacgatgaaacacagcagagttgaagtggtctgaagactgtagtgcacggaggcagcggataggaatcagctaagagtcacgatgaaacacagcagagttgaagtggtctggaaaccacagaagtagaagtggtctggaaaccacaggaatcagcagcgctgaatacacgaggaaacatgaaacacaggaacaccttcagaggctcatggggaatgagactccaagatcaggcaacgaggagaggacagcaggtgctttaaatagggagtgttgcttaagttaaaggaacaggtactgaaggttttgaaagggcggaccctcaggatggtggacggccacggttcctaaacacacgggaagaagcactcacagtctggtgagttaCAGACATTGTCTGTTCCTCAAATGATATTACTGTATCTCAGCGagagtatatgttttatataatctataatataatatacaatctATGGTATTGATACATGAAGAGAAAAGTAGGAGTCTGACattatataatatgaatataagaTATCAAGTGGACACAGTGTAATAGGAGTGGTCAAGAAGAATGTGAATTTAGGGACGGAGTTTAGCCCCAATCTAATTAGCTGGACAATTAAGAGTGACTATTTAATGAAGATACCATGAGGGAATCCTTATCCCTGACAAAGCCTTAaagggtgaaacgcgtagggtggAGAGAAGACCCCATACATGCAGTGTCAAACTGTATTTAAGTAACTTAACAACATAACATAATCTTGCAGCACGGAATATAAGGCGAGGAACGCTGAAACCTACATGCGTTTCAGTGCGGGAGGTGAAAGCCGGAAATTCGGCTTTTGGAACGCACCATGCGTTCCATCTGACGGTAAGTCGGAATGTGAATAGAACGGCTGTGTGCCGCACCGATTTAAAAATATTCCACTGCCAAATGTgacccacaatatattaatggaCCAATATACAGGAGCTCCTTTGGAAAGCCATGAGACTGTATGTGAGTACTCACACACCGATATTCATACCAGATCTGTAAGGGGTCATCTTTAACACATACAACACTGACGAGTGTGTAAAGAGTTATGGTGTGAGATGTTTCGATGCACTGGACTATCAGAGCCACATACCAAATCATGTggacattttaatttaattttagtgtAATTATTTTACATGACTGAGTCATTCCATTACCATATGACAAGTGGGAGATATTATCttgtatacaattattttttcaatatagGTTTATATgaatattctaataaatatatgaagCACTTAGCAAAGTTATATTGTGCTCACCATTTTATTTGTGGCGCCAGGGAATCCACGTTTATAGaatttatataacattatacTATGTACATTTATGTAACTCTTTAATGGTGGGAGCCTGAGTCGACATAACTGTGTAACCAGTATCTGGTGGTTGGCTGGGACGATACACATTTACCATAGAGAATGACCCAGGCCTCAAGAACAAAGAAATGAATAGCTGACCTATACTGATCTGTGTTATTGGACTGACCCTGGCCTTTGACCTATAGGAAAGTGACCAGTGTAACTGTGACTGAAGCTCCTGTTATAGAATCAACCCCCCCCCATTGCATCCTATTGTGCATGATAACTCAACTCACTCTACCCGTTGGATCACACATTCTGATAGAAGATTCATGCTAGTACTAGCCATGCTTATGCAATATATTGGCAGTAttttttatacttacttttatttgtgaaataaaccttgtgtgctttggaaccacaacctgATCAGACATTCACTTATTTACCTTTAATAACTtatatcaagagctgatgttttctttaagATTGACAAAGGATGTTTGGATTTGGGGCGccctttcttacactttcttcctaTATGACCTTTTTTTATCAGAGAGGTTGAAAAATAATTATCACAGATAATACTACTACTAGGATGCTCCTTATCTATGATTGACAACATGACTGACTGATCCAATGTTGACAAGAGGAGTAgagctacttgaagttggaactacttgtagctgccaccccCCAGATGGATTCCCAataagatagggaaaggagggactgtTACCTTACAATGTAGATGctgctccacaatatcattcaaCTTAATTAAATTGGATccttaaagaaaatgttttggttttatttgagaAGTGCCATCAAACACTGCATCTTGTATTTTATCCGCCTACTAGCACAGATGTGATACTGACCTTCACACAAGTGCTttcacagtcaaacacttggattttaaaatgaAGAGATATTGATATGGGGGTACGGATGCTGCTTAAAGTCAAACACAGACAAGCTCCTCTCTGTGTCAGTGGCTTCACTAATTCACATTCAAATTATTGAACTAATAATACATCTACATTTCATTTACGACATTTAAAATGCAGACATCTACATGTCTAGATTTCAAACGTCGACCTAATAatatctaataatactgttgatgccattattgttgactttccaacacagtctatattatggtgtcaaccatatgaatgtcgatcatgtaactgttgaacatatgtatcacacacaGCAAGATGTAGCAACGACGAGAAATTCCACACTCAAACCATTTCGGCTGTGGGGGGGcaattgtgaagagatcattagaaaataagcTGTAAATGACTATATATGAATGTTAATTCTATAAATAGtagtgtaggaacaaaaacagctcaaaatcacatgatttgaccaatttttctaaattattagttaaatccagatacaaaaccataaccaaaatacatgaggatttttggccaaaaccaaaatacgaagatggttttagaaccaaaaccaaaatgcgGGGCTCTGCGCACATTTATAGTTTTAACTATAATTGTCGTTTAAGAATTGCCAAATGAAGCAACTTCTGCTATGTTTGTTTATCTATTGTCCATCCTGCATTCTCGATAGCATCCATGTGAATGGCCCTTATGCTACAGTCCCTACTTGAAGCCCCATGTGAGATTTATTCGATGTCTGTTTATTGGAATGCAGATTAGAATGAGAAACATTCCCGGCTCACTGTTGGTTTTCTTTTTGTATATTCAGTAGAAATTTAAGTGGAAATCAGTCATTTGAAGTATTTCACTGATTATTGGCCTAATTTGATGCATATTGGTCGTAGGAGACAGTTACGTGTCTGTGTGAGGAACATCTGATCTCCAGAGCTTAGGACTACAGAtgttggacctgagtcattaaggagagcaaagcataaaaaaggagtaactttgtacctgggcaacaccatgttgcattggagggggaggtaaacttaaaatgtaaggacatatttatagttggggtagggcatgtcctagatcaactttacatttcattgtaaaaataagtgACTCTTTTAGACATGAGGCCCATATTTAATGATTTAAAGTCACCACTGAGGTTTTAATAGCATGGTCCATTCTCTATAAGTGAATTGATTGTTTGAATTTCACATTCAGGATGATGATCAGATTCCATGGGCTGCAGCAAAATATTATAAATTCCACATTTTATCCAACATTCTTTATACTGGTTGGGATTCCTGGTCTAGAGAATGAACACAAGTTGATCTCAACCTCcttctgtatattttatatactcgCCGTGTTGGGAAATATCACACTACTGGTTGTTATCTCAGCGACATCTGGACTCCACAAGCCCATGTTTATATTCCTTTCCATGCTGGCATCCAATGACATTCTACTTAGCACAAGCATGGCCCCTAAAGTATTGTGTATTTTATGGTTCAATGACAGACTCATTAGCTTTGATTCATGTCTTCTCCAGATGTTCTTCATCCACTCCTTTACAGGCATTGAATCTGGGTTACTACTGGCCATGGCATTTGACCGTTACATTGCCATATGTCATCCACTCAGGTATGGTTCCACAATGACCAATAATCTGATTGGTAAATTGGTCATTGTGTTGCTGGTCAGAGCTGCTGTTTTGGTTGGTCCTTGCATCATTTTGATCAAGAGATTTCCTGCATTTAAGACCAACATCATAGAGCATTCTTACTGCGAGCACATGGCGGTTGTGAAACTTGCCGCAGCTGACATTAGAATAAATAGCGCTTTAGGGTTATTGGTGGCCTTTACTATTCTCGGTGTTGATTTGTTGTTTATTCTGATATCTTATGCCATGATATTCAATGCAGTCTTCAGTCTTCCATCTAAAGACTCTCGGCTGAAAGCATTTAACACATGTGCACCTCATATTTGTGTCTTTCTAAGATTATATGTCCTGGCCATTTTTTCTTTCCTATCTCACCGATATGGTAAGTGGATTCCACCCTATATCCACATTATTCTCTCTGACATGTACCTACTGGTTCCACCCATGCTAAATCCACTTGTGTATGGCATGAAGACAAAGCAGATCCGGGAACAAGTATGGAAATCCTTATTGAGATATCAAAGAAACTCTAGACATTAACGATTAGAATGATAACTGGGTGATTCTGAAATAATGTAGAATGTAAATTGAGGGTCTGCAATGCATCACTTACACCTACAGCTGAGAAGCCGAGGATGAACTGATCAGAAAGAAGACAGCTCCATATAACAGCTGCCATGACTTACTCTACAATTTAAACATACACAAGGAATTGAAGATATAACAAAGAGACTAAATTAGAACATGTTTATGCATctgttatttatattatgagtttgttttgtttaagtttttattgtgagaaataaATTATATGCAATATACATGAATTTTCTAAGATGTTGCCAATAATATCTTATTTatatccagggccggtgcaaggtcacTAGGCGTCGTAGGCAAAGTTTCAGTCTACCCCCCACCCCATACCCTCCTGCGTGGCTCTCACTCACTTAATTCCTTTTTGAAAATGAATGAATAGAAATTCTGCATTTGTCCACACCGCTTGAGTCTAGTGGAGAAAGCGCAACAATTACTGGAGTGCAATAATCTGGATGTGAAGGAAGGGGGGTGTCCGAGGTGAGGGTCAGAAGTAGAGACCCAGCACTCTACTTCTATTGCTGACACCTCAATTTGCTTTGGGCCTGGGCGTGGGACTACAGCTATTCGAGGCAGGGAAGTATCTTGCCTGAATATCTTACTCACCGATGTACTGGTGAGGGCCCCACCAAGAGAGAGGCGAAACCACACAATGATTGGTGAGGGTCCCAGCCCACAGCCAATCAGTGATTACTTTGGTTCAAGATggagtgtaaaataaaaagaacaacccttaccttctcctggctaacaaggatgcagtccagatgcactgatgcttTCAACACTTTACAAGCTCCACTTCTACCCTTTGGCAAGTTACTGAAGTAACAtcagtaatttatttaatattgcttgttgacataatatatatttttcacccccatactttgcaagtcaaatatagaatATAATAGAAAAGTGGGGATAAACCGCGCTTCCAAAATATTAGTGTGTGGAATGCTGCCTCTTGTGGTAATACGTTAAAGGGGGGGGGCCTTCCCCTAGAGAAATCAAACAAAGGTAAAAGAGCAGTATTACCTGGCGCACTGAGAGATGGATAAGATTAGTATTCTCAGTCAAAGGAAGTGTAtgttattcaaatatatattgtgcaatacaatatttattaatcaggaaaaaaaaagataaaaattaaaattaaaacataaagttCATATATGGTCCGGACCAGCAATACTCTGGTATATACAGTCAAGTGTTATAGGCACAATATACCATAAATCCAGCTATAAAAAGTATTCCTCCATATAAATTCACATAGATATAATTTCTAtaagaattattatttatattattatctttaatttataaggcgccacagagggtctgcagcgccgttgtgagagtataaaacaattaatagttattaaaaggcacaaatatatgtgtaaaataccTTAAAAACTATACTACAGATACAGAACTATAGAACTCCTtgaataaaaataagtgtttcctatggaacagacaatagcaggatgccagactgatAAAAACGGCCTGGAGGAAACCACGTAGTACTGGAtaaaggatgttgccttatatgtatttactgttgcaaagaaatatttgctgagctaaagatatttccttatatgtacttacaaTTGCAAacaaagagatttccttatatgtgcttgttgttaaccagttaatgctggaccttaggtataaataaagggccagtctaaaaagaccctcagagctgattttcaAACTGTAACAACTTGTTTGTGCttcacttcctcctctcctgtcGACAGAATTATGCTAATAGGAAATCAGGCTATCAGAGATCAATAATGGGGCACCAAGCCTTGGTACCCTGACATTCACTGGGGGCTCATCCgggatactcaacataccagcccaggactgaccagataCCTCCTTAATCTTCGGGAACAGCAGACAAATCCGTACGGTGAGTAGTTGAAGCTCTGTGCATTTGCACCTCTCTACtctatctgctcttcctgtaagacataagtggggttcagtaggggatggtataacgggtatttgaacaattactgaataacctgtttttctgacatatttgttttttgtgaaaaatagataagagtgaatgtatgtgtttgtttcgatacaggatgtatataaaaggatgcaaatacatacTTATTAATTGACCTCGATAATCAAAGGCCTCGCCTTGTTCTGTGTAGATgattgtccttgggtttgagaggtcattataagaaaTCCTTCACTCCTGTAAAGACtgagtgatattgtactgataagaCATGTATAAGGGGGCAACAAAACCTTGAAAAGACTGATCTGATCAAAGACCATACCTTGCACATGCAACTGAGGCTTGACCTTGTCTTGTATAACGTGCGATCACTGGGCCAGCTATCAGTCTAAAAGGGTCCTCAGCTCTCTTAAAGGTTGAAAGAAGTAACAACTGAAAGGTTGCTCACTGATTCTGGGAAGGTTTCTCCGCAGTTCATTGTAGGTACCTCTGTTGAGGGGCACCTGAGGTCGGAGGATAGGTCTGTCTATTGTCTACTGTCTATTGGCTTAAGAAAGATTAGATGACACCTTCAGAAGAAATAGCTGAGTGTATTGGTGGAATTattgtaatagtaataattgtactagtattaatatattgtttcataaaaacatcaaggGGAGTGgagggaatcagagacatgctatgggaagtataaatgtcagaaaataatcttagttgtccagactgtcaatgttttgttataattcaaaaggcattgacaatacaactagtaaattgatagcggtgataggaactgacactgattgttcagtaacatatggtaaacagAAGGGgggaatttttaatccaacgatatatacagcaatagttggaagtcaTTGTTGTCCAGACTATCTGAAAACCCAAATAGGATTGAGATGGTggcatatatatcattttttaccagaaaacattagaaggatagggccacttacatgtccatcaaaaataaaatatcaggaaagtatgtacccaagttgatcaaaCAATCCATACA is a genomic window of Mixophyes fleayi isolate aMixFle1 chromosome 2, aMixFle1.hap1, whole genome shotgun sequence containing:
- the LOC142139754 gene encoding olfactory receptor 52A1-like, which gives rise to MMIRFHGLQQNIINSTFYPTFFILVGIPGLENEHKLISTSFCIFYILAVLGNITLLVVISATSGLHKPMFIFLSMLASNDILLSTSMAPKVLCILWFNDRLISFDSCLLQMFFIHSFTGIESGLLLAMAFDRYIAICHPLRYGSTMTNNLIGKLVIVLLVRAAVLVGPCIILIKRFPAFKTNIIEHSYCEHMAVVKLAAADIRINSALGLLVAFTILGVDLLFILISYAMIFNAVFSLPSKDSRLKAFNTCAPHICVFLRLYVLAIFSFLSHRYGKWIPPYIHIILSDMYLLVPPMLNPLVYGMKTKQIREQVWKSLLRYQRNSRH